A genomic region of Arachis stenosperma cultivar V10309 chromosome 9, arast.V10309.gnm1.PFL2, whole genome shotgun sequence contains the following coding sequences:
- the LOC130949047 gene encoding uncharacterized protein LOC130949047 — protein MRSEIKFIDKNPISVFMKPLTSFTEFQDIIIQKLGLHGMKRLEKLFYRIPISVLQDDVKYDSFVIGTDEDLKVFFHYHRRFPEVRTPELLAKLVDVVFSSGSSNWIPLSSTMVAFSSSRPNEDDDDVEPTTFADDSDDEDARNTPAGGGGVASSGTPQYPLHFSAFDLDAMRQQENLVVLVRFGTRDIRDIEGLAEFLVGQQFQDKEEAVLSVKTYIFRRRIEYKVLESDYHKYRGKFGELYDIQMN, from the exons ATGcgttctgaaattaagtttatTGATAAGAATCCGATTAGTGTTTTCATGAAACCTTTGACGAGTTTCACCGAGTTTCAGGATATTATAATCCAAAAACTGGGGCTGCATGGCATGAAACGGCTGGAGAAGTTATTCTACAGAATTCCAATATCTGTTTTACAGGATGATGTGAAGTATGATTCGTTCGTCATAGGCACCGACGAAGATTTGAAAGTTTTCTTCCATTATCATCGGCGATTCCCGGAGGTGAGGACTCCTGAGCTGTTGGCCAAACTTGTGGATGTGGTCTTTAGTTCAGGAAGTTCTAACTGGATTCCTCTGTCTTCAACCATGGTAGCTTTCTCTAGTTCGAGGCCT aatgaggatgatgatgatgtggaGCCCACCACGTTTGCCGATGATAGCGACGATGAGGATGCAAGGAATACTCCAGCTGGGGGTGGTGGAGTAGCTAGTTCAGGAACTCCGCAATACCCCTTGCACTTTTCAGCTTTTGACTTGGATGCCATGAGACAGCAGGAAAATCTTGTCGTTCTTGTCAGATTTGGGACCAGAGACATACGGGATATAGAAGGACTAGCTGAGTTCCTAGTTGGTCAGCAATTTCAAGATAAAGAGGAGGCCGTGTTGAGCGTGAAGACTTACATCTTCCGACGTAGGATTGAGTATAAAGTGTTGGAATCCGATTACCACAAGTACCGTGGCAAGTTCGGTGAGCTGTACGACATCCAAATGAACTGA
- the LOC130949048 gene encoding uncharacterized protein LOC130949048 — protein MNEDFRKHLTTKPVWTMHEIQNVAKDYINDEEVSQVVAANKRQHIATQHGNPTPRHNPPPRENQRDHVKPTHQPPRVGKFSNYTPLTAPITEIYHQIADRGVIPKARPLKERTGGNKALYCDYHRGYGHKTQDCFDLKDALEQAIRDGKLPEFVKFIREPRRADRDKSPEREGRNTRTQKPPLRENPEEDPTIIVNVITGKDVPNKSKLTMKKDLKIMAVRHHDPVTITDSTITFLPEDCQHGTSAEDAPLVISARIGTGLVRRILVDTGADSNILFRGAFDKLGLHNDNLQTHRHGITGLGDNFLKPDGSVTLPITIGTSNQKKTILSEFVVLKDSTAYNVILGRKTINDFSAVIFTKYLLMKFRAEDGTIGTIHGDREVAAECDNNSLALRKKSRDAAGIFLADLDARLDDQPRPEPEGDMEKLQIGPTKEEYTFINRNLPYDLKEELSQLLKQNRDLFAFTPADIPGISPDLMSHHLAVDPLAKPVAQRRRKMSPD, from the coding sequence ATGAATGAAGACTTCCGCAAACATCTCACCACTAAACCAGTATGGACCATGCACGAAATCCAGAACGTCGCCAAAGATTACATCAACGACGAGGAAGTCAGCCAGGTCGTCGCTGCCAACAAACGGCAGCACATCGCTACCCAACACGGCAACCCGACTCCCCGTCATAACCCACCACCCAGAGAGAACCAACGAGACCACGTTAAACCGACCCATCAACCACCAAGAGTAGGAAAATTCTCCAATTACACCCCCCTAACAGCACCAATTACTGAGATATACCACCAAATAGCAGATCGGGGTGTCATCCCCAAAGCCCGACCACTCAAAGAAAGGACAGGAGGAAACAAAGCCCTCTACTGCGATTACCACCGAGGATACGGCCACAAAACACAAGATTGTTTCGACCTTAAGGACGCTCTCGAGCAGGCCATACGAGATGGCAAACTCCCAGAGTTCGTCAAATTCATCAGAGAACCAAGGCGCGCCGACAGAGACAAGTCACCAGAAAGAGAAGGACGCAACACGAGAACACAAAAGCCGCCCCTCAGGGAAAACCCCGAAGAGGATCCGACCATCATAGTGAACGTCATCACGGGCAAGGACGTACCGAATAAATCAAAGCTAACAATGAAAAAAGACCTCAAAATAATGGCCGTCAGGCACCACGACCCAGTCACCATAACCGACAGCACGATAACCTTTTTGCCGGAAGACTGCCAACACGGCACCTCGGCCGAAGACGCCCCCTTAGTCATATCAGCTCGAATCGGAACAGGGCTAGTAAGAAGAATACTGGTGGACACTGGCGCCGACTCTAACATCCTCTTCCGGGGAGCTTTCGACAAACTCGGGCTACACAACGACAACCTCCAGACACACCGCCACGGCATCACGGGCCTCGGAGACAACTTCCTCAAACCAGACGGCTCGGTTACCCTTCCCATCACCATAGGAACAAGCAACCAGAAAAAGACGATCTTATCCGAATTTGTAGTCCTGAAAGACTCCACAGCCTACAACGTCATCCTCGGGAGAAAAACGATCAACGACTTCTCTGCAGTCATCTTCACCAAATACCTCCTCATGAAGTTCAGGGCCGAGGACGGCACCATCGGAACCATTCACGGAGACCGGGAAGTCGCAGCCGAATGCGACAACAACAGCTTAGCCCTAAGGAAAAAATCTCGGGACGCCGCCGGAATATTCCTCGCCGACCTAGACGCACGACTAGACGACCAACCTAGACCAGAACCAGAAGGAGACATGGAAAAACTACAGATAGGGCCAACCAAAGAAGAATACACTTTCATCAACAGAAACCTCCCATACGACCTCAAAGAAGAACTCTCCCAACTTTTAAAGCAAAACAGAGACCTGTTCGCATTCACACCAGCCGATATACCGGGAATAAGCCCCGACCTTATGTCTCACCATCTGGCAGTAGACCCCCTAGCCAAACCAGTGGCGCAAAGAAGACGGAAAATGTCACCAGACTGA